In a single window of the Leptospira sanjuanensis genome:
- a CDS encoding sulfurtransferase, with amino-acid sequence MKSKSFLYTLILLVPTLLWSQKSESWILTSGEAKAILSNSLVLDTRSRSVFYREHINGSRSVTWEEFSVSELPRKGNLLPLDVLKKKLEAYGIRNDQPVLVISETKNNWGEDGRIVWMLRSLGHHNAFLVDGGYSALKQLGAPVSNQGEPKQIGSFKIQLDSNLSATSSEIRSNLKNKKYVFLDTREEREFKGETPYGESRGGHIPGAKHLYYKVLLNEDGILLPSEKISEKIKELGISRDSIVVSYCTGGIRSAWVTAVLRNEGFNAKNYAGSMWEWSSGNEKEYPLTLK; translated from the coding sequence ATGAAATCCAAATCCTTCCTTTACACTTTAATTCTTTTGGTTCCGACCTTGCTTTGGTCTCAAAAATCGGAATCTTGGATTTTAACTTCGGGAGAAGCGAAAGCGATTCTTTCCAATAGCCTCGTTTTGGACACAAGATCGCGTTCCGTATTTTACAGGGAACATATCAACGGTTCCCGTTCTGTGACTTGGGAAGAATTCTCCGTATCGGAACTTCCCCGCAAAGGGAATCTCCTCCCGCTCGACGTTCTCAAAAAGAAACTCGAGGCTTACGGGATCAGAAACGACCAGCCCGTTCTCGTGATCAGCGAAACCAAAAACAATTGGGGCGAGGACGGAAGAATCGTTTGGATGCTGCGTTCGCTCGGACATCACAACGCGTTTCTTGTCGACGGAGGTTACTCCGCCTTAAAACAGTTAGGCGCCCCCGTTTCCAATCAAGGCGAACCCAAACAAATCGGCTCCTTCAAGATTCAACTCGACTCGAACCTGAGCGCGACCTCTTCCGAAATCAGATCCAATCTCAAAAATAAAAAATACGTCTTTTTGGACACGAGAGAGGAGCGCGAATTCAAGGGCGAAACTCCTTACGGGGAATCGAGGGGCGGACATATCCCGGGCGCCAAACATCTTTATTACAAAGTTTTGTTAAACGAAGACGGAATCCTTCTACCATCCGAGAAGATTTCCGAAAAGATCAAGGAACTCGGAATTTCCAGGGATTCTATCGTCGTTTCCTATTGTACGGGCGGAATTCGCTCCGCTTGGGTGACCGCTGTGTTGCGGAACGAAGGCTTCAACGCTAAAAATTACGCCGGGTCCATGTGGGAATGGTCCTCCGGAAACGAGAAGGAATACCCGCTGACGCTGAAATGA
- a CDS encoding cytochrome c family protein, producing MRRLKDLYFLNILKPYRTIAILFGISVSASAVFLCKDSSPVLSVEERFPGKPWAKPVEISQAVPGIAGLTAQDCGNCHKDHFEEWRTSTHANAFTDLQFQSELTKPNSPRWLCLNCHIPLSGQRSEITTHLKNGDVLQPIAISNPKFNPTWEKEGVSCGSCHLKSDPNGNTILIGPTGASLAPHPVVKNREALHARCNDCHNQDYRLDSSFVCYFKTGEEYQESIHAEKDDCVSCHMPSIERKIVTDSFPHTKRDSHRHTFIGGGVPKTFELFEPQWRGGYKSGLKIGGLEWSKKDFTSGKTGVRLELENRFAGHSVPTGDPERHLLIEAILLNEVGSAIAKETVRIGQTWEWYPEAKLTADNRIRSGEKRKIELLLKFDPNKNVRFGIVRIKHVRLTKENSEHMRKNAKNSSPEIAAKLKRIESFYPFANLFYESKTDLNSGKTELSSRETLFQLSKQGKL from the coding sequence ATGAGACGTTTAAAAGATTTATATTTTTTGAATATTCTAAAACCCTATAGAACGATCGCGATTCTATTCGGAATTTCGGTAAGCGCTTCCGCGGTATTTTTATGCAAAGACTCCTCACCGGTCCTATCGGTGGAGGAACGTTTTCCCGGTAAACCCTGGGCTAAACCCGTAGAAATATCGCAAGCCGTTCCAGGAATCGCGGGACTCACCGCCCAGGATTGCGGAAACTGTCACAAGGATCACTTTGAAGAATGGAGAACGTCCACTCACGCGAATGCGTTCACCGATCTTCAGTTTCAATCCGAACTAACGAAGCCGAATTCTCCGCGCTGGCTTTGCCTGAACTGTCATATTCCTCTTTCCGGCCAAAGGAGCGAAATTACAACCCATCTCAAAAACGGGGACGTCTTACAGCCGATCGCCATTTCCAATCCGAAATTTAATCCGACATGGGAAAAGGAAGGAGTGAGTTGCGGAAGTTGTCATTTAAAATCCGATCCGAACGGAAACACGATTCTCATCGGACCTACGGGCGCTTCTTTAGCTCCGCACCCGGTCGTAAAAAATCGAGAGGCCTTGCACGCCCGCTGTAACGATTGTCACAATCAGGATTACAGACTCGATTCTTCTTTTGTTTGTTACTTCAAAACGGGGGAAGAATATCAGGAAAGCATACACGCGGAAAAAGATGACTGCGTTAGTTGTCACATGCCTTCGATCGAACGTAAGATCGTCACGGATTCGTTCCCTCACACGAAACGGGATTCGCATCGTCATACATTTATAGGCGGCGGAGTTCCGAAGACGTTCGAACTTTTCGAACCGCAGTGGAGAGGAGGTTACAAATCCGGTTTGAAAATCGGAGGTTTGGAATGGTCGAAAAAAGATTTTACTTCCGGTAAAACCGGAGTTCGACTCGAATTGGAGAACCGTTTTGCGGGTCATTCCGTTCCGACGGGCGATCCGGAAAGACATCTTCTGATCGAGGCGATTTTGTTAAACGAAGTCGGTTCGGCGATCGCAAAAGAAACCGTTCGGATCGGCCAAACTTGGGAATGGTATCCGGAAGCGAAACTCACGGCGGACAACCGGATTCGTTCGGGAGAAAAAAGGAAAATCGAACTTCTCCTCAAGTTTGATCCGAACAAAAATGTTCGTTTCGGAATCGTTCGAATCAAACATGTTCGTTTAACAAAAGAGAATTCGGAACATATGAGAAAGAACGCAAAAAACTCCTCTCCGGAGATCGCCGCCAAGCTGAAAAGGATCGAATCGTTTTATCCGTTCGCGAATCTGTTCTACGAATCGAAAACCGATCTGAACTCGGGAAAGACCGAACTTTCCTCCCGGGAAACTCTATTCCAACTTTCTAAACAAGGCAAACTGTGA
- a CDS encoding glycosyltransferase family 2 protein, translating to MSSPSVSVVIPALNEEKSIPFVLKDLRSIPGLDLREIIVVDNGSIDDTKNAAASNGAVVLQEFQRGYGAACLKGLERIFNSSSLPDLIAFVDADYSDSPSELILLTQALLDHNADLVIGSRVLGNSQKGSLMPVQRFGNRLATALIRILYGMKFTDLGPFRVIRSDILKKLNMQDRNFGWTVEMQIKAAKLGLRCVEVPVSYKKRIGISKVSGTISGSIRAGWKILYTIGKLHSK from the coding sequence GTGAGCTCACCGTCGGTCAGCGTCGTCATCCCCGCTCTCAACGAAGAAAAATCGATTCCGTTCGTTTTAAAGGATCTGCGTTCGATTCCGGGTCTGGACCTTCGCGAAATCATCGTGGTGGACAACGGTTCTATCGACGATACGAAAAATGCCGCCGCTTCGAACGGCGCGGTGGTTTTACAGGAATTTCAAAGGGGATACGGAGCGGCGTGTTTGAAAGGTTTGGAAAGAATTTTCAACTCTTCTTCTCTTCCCGATTTGATCGCGTTCGTCGACGCGGATTACTCGGACTCTCCGAGCGAACTGATTCTTTTAACGCAAGCCCTGCTCGATCACAACGCGGATCTTGTGATCGGTTCGAGGGTTCTCGGAAATTCCCAAAAAGGTTCGTTGATGCCGGTTCAACGTTTCGGAAATCGTTTGGCAACCGCTCTCATTCGGATTTTATACGGGATGAAATTCACGGACCTCGGTCCTTTTCGAGTCATACGCTCGGATATTTTAAAAAAATTGAATATGCAGGATCGGAATTTCGGTTGGACTGTCGAAATGCAGATAAAGGCGGCAAAGTTGGGTTTGCGTTGTGTCGAAGTCCCCGTCAGTTATAAAAAAAGAATCGGAATTTCCAAAGTAAGCGGAACGATCTCCGGTTCCATCCGTGCCGGTTGGAAAATTCTGTATACGATCGGAAAACTGCACTCGAAATGA
- a CDS encoding glycosyltransferase family 39 protein, with protein sequence MNFEFVRAGSLRFFPILSFVPILWFQYFEERSHFFLLLTAALPAFISYAWILVRDRDRKSLRFWFAFGLILRIAFMFSDPILSEDAYRFLWDGLLIQEGVSPFAFLPKEFPIEALSPQARKLAVELLQSMNSPQFYSVYPPILQFFFFLSAKAMFVFANVKAGILFWKTILLLSEFGVFWLLYKILINYKIASEKILIYWLNPLVLVEITGNAHPESILVFFFAGTLHLFVRWQNENRIRDLFSASAFFLCGILTKITPLILVPFLFFSIANGKRSFLRRQGLWISGTAIAVFVALAWIGFSFFPELIRKQKTSGLGVFFQLFEFNGSVYYVLREFLRWIGENFYAAGKICGASTLVAISLFSFWKRNEEGPQNVFRTAESVYLIFLIFSTTVHPWYILPLIVCSIFSGNIYPIVWSCLIFVSYSAYSVFPYKDSFFWLSFEYGILFLFLHMDIYEKYRRGTRHSHGTKRPL encoded by the coding sequence ATGAACTTCGAATTCGTTCGAGCGGGAAGCCTTCGTTTTTTTCCGATTCTTTCTTTTGTTCCCATCCTTTGGTTTCAATATTTCGAAGAACGTTCTCATTTTTTTCTTCTTCTGACCGCGGCCCTTCCCGCGTTCATCTCGTATGCTTGGATTTTAGTTCGGGATCGCGATCGGAAATCTTTGCGCTTTTGGTTCGCCTTCGGTCTGATTTTACGAATCGCATTTATGTTTTCCGATCCGATTCTTTCCGAAGACGCGTATCGTTTTTTATGGGACGGGCTTTTGATCCAAGAAGGCGTTTCTCCCTTCGCTTTTTTACCGAAAGAATTTCCGATCGAAGCCCTATCGCCGCAGGCCCGAAAACTCGCCGTCGAACTTCTGCAGTCGATGAATTCTCCCCAATTCTATTCGGTTTATCCGCCGATCCTGCAATTTTTCTTTTTTCTTTCCGCAAAGGCAATGTTCGTTTTCGCAAACGTGAAAGCGGGAATTCTTTTTTGGAAAACGATCCTTTTGTTAAGCGAATTCGGAGTTTTTTGGCTTCTTTATAAGATTCTAATAAACTACAAAATCGCTTCGGAAAAAATCCTGATCTATTGGCTGAATCCTCTCGTCCTTGTGGAAATTACCGGCAACGCGCATCCCGAATCGATCCTCGTTTTCTTTTTTGCGGGAACGCTGCATTTATTTGTGCGCTGGCAAAACGAAAATCGCATCCGGGATCTATTTTCTGCGAGCGCCTTTTTTCTCTGCGGAATTCTCACCAAAATCACGCCGCTGATTCTGGTTCCGTTTTTGTTTTTTTCCATCGCGAACGGAAAACGCTCTTTTCTGCGTCGACAGGGACTTTGGATTTCGGGAACCGCAATTGCGGTTTTTGTCGCTCTTGCTTGGATCGGATTTTCCTTTTTTCCGGAACTGATCCGAAAACAAAAAACGTCGGGGCTCGGAGTTTTCTTTCAGCTATTCGAATTCAACGGAAGCGTGTATTACGTTTTACGGGAATTTCTGCGCTGGATCGGAGAGAATTTTTACGCGGCCGGAAAAATCTGCGGAGCGTCCACGTTAGTCGCAATCTCCCTATTCTCCTTTTGGAAACGAAATGAAGAAGGTCCACAAAACGTCTTTCGAACCGCGGAATCCGTCTATTTGATCTTTCTGATTTTCTCGACCACGGTACATCCTTGGTATATTCTCCCGTTAATCGTTTGTTCGATTTTTTCCGGGAACATCTATCCGATCGTCTGGTCCTGTTTGATCTTCGTCTCCTATTCCGCCTATTCTGTGTTTCCGTATAAGGATTCCTTTTTTTGGCTCTCTTTTGAATACGGAATTCTATTCCTTTTTTTGCATATGGATATATACGAGAAGTATCGAAGAGGGACGCGTCATTCGCACGGAACTAAGCGACCTTTGTAA
- a CDS encoding efflux RND transporter permease subunit, giving the protein MIDKLIRASIKNRALVLVLTFMVTLVGIYNAFYLSIDAIPDVTNVQVSAVTSSPGLSPLEVEQFITYPIEMEFTGLPNVTEIRSISRTGVSSVTVIFKDGTDIYFARQLVNERIKQAEAVIPPGYGRPELSPIATGLGDIYEFVLTSDRHSPEELRTYMDWELAREVKSVEGIIDVNIIGGQVRQYQVKIDPRRLAVHNLTLSQIYDKLESANQNTGGGYISKNAEQIVIRGESQYKSIEDLKNTAVTTAGDGIPLLLGQIAEVEIGPALRFGLVTKDSKGEVVGATAMMLMGQNSLEVVKRVKVRMEEIKERLPPGMRIETFYDRSEFIGRTLSTIFTNLAEAAVLVVIVLIVALGTVKGALLVALAIPIPMLVATIFMNAFGIVGNLMSLGALDFGLLVDGTIVMLESILHGFILKKSFYDMQTKLEDRELAAEEIITDACVRVGRAATFSVAIIMLVYLPLMSLEGVEGRMFKPMAITVALALGAALLFSLTTFPAAASILFKNPVFHHSKYWDVITEKYKLLLDFGMARKKEFCYAGVGIVVFALLLGSTLGSEFLPRIDEGEIAIDIKRLPSTAINYSRDTNSDMEAVLKKFPEVVSVVSKMGRGESAAEPVGTDEGESMVKLKPRKEWVTADDREELMSKMKDEILKFIPSSTISLSQPIENRVNALLSGSKADVVIKIYGDDLVKLKDIAGQFASKLKGVQGVADLRVQRVLGLPLVEIKVDRENMARYGVQAEEILATVEALRLGRQTGKVFEGFKRFDLVVRLKIDATDLEQVENIPVFTSSGSTVPLGQVAEIKLVEGPAAIYREQLKRRIMVETNIRGRDLVGFVNEAQKVTEEIEKNLPPGYRTDWGGQFENFTRAKERLALVVPIALAIIFFMLMAAFGSIYYALGVFIVVPLAVSGGIIGLVLRGLPFSIPAGVGFIAVSGIAVLNGVVYASTLREELEKGASIADAVYLAGIHSLRPVMTTEVIAAVGFIPMAISTMAGAEVQRPLATVVIFGVIVATVFSRVLLPIVMEYLLNVYENQERRRSAKRELLEKRAFGNPEQNFAHDNSEWISTHAETQEIITEEEVETEEDSKKKKSPKAKKGKKK; this is encoded by the coding sequence ATGATTGATAAACTGATCCGCGCCTCCATTAAAAATAGAGCCCTGGTTTTGGTGCTGACCTTCATGGTTACCCTCGTGGGGATTTACAACGCATTCTATCTTTCCATCGACGCGATTCCGGATGTGACCAACGTTCAGGTTTCGGCGGTCACTTCTTCCCCGGGTCTTTCTCCTTTGGAAGTCGAGCAGTTCATCACGTATCCGATCGAAATGGAATTTACCGGTCTTCCGAACGTCACAGAAATCCGTTCGATTTCGAGAACGGGCGTAAGTTCGGTCACGGTCATTTTCAAAGACGGAACCGATATTTATTTTGCGAGACAACTCGTAAACGAACGGATCAAACAAGCGGAAGCCGTCATTCCTCCCGGTTACGGAAGACCCGAACTTTCGCCGATCGCAACGGGTCTCGGCGACATCTACGAGTTCGTATTAACGTCGGACAGACATTCTCCGGAAGAATTGCGGACGTACATGGATTGGGAACTCGCCCGGGAAGTGAAGTCCGTGGAAGGGATCATCGACGTGAACATCATCGGCGGTCAGGTTCGTCAATATCAAGTCAAGATCGACCCGAGAAGACTCGCGGTGCACAACTTAACTCTATCACAAATTTATGATAAACTCGAATCCGCAAACCAGAACACGGGAGGCGGTTACATTTCCAAAAACGCGGAGCAGATCGTTATCCGCGGAGAAAGCCAATATAAATCCATCGAAGACTTGAAGAACACCGCTGTAACGACCGCCGGAGACGGAATTCCTCTTTTACTCGGTCAAATCGCGGAAGTGGAAATCGGTCCCGCGCTTCGTTTCGGTCTTGTAACGAAGGATTCCAAAGGAGAAGTCGTCGGCGCGACCGCGATGATGCTCATGGGCCAAAACTCTCTCGAAGTCGTAAAGAGGGTTAAGGTAAGAATGGAAGAGATCAAAGAACGTCTTCCACCCGGAATGAGAATCGAAACGTTCTACGATCGTTCGGAATTTATCGGAAGAACTCTCAGCACCATCTTTACCAATCTCGCGGAAGCCGCGGTCCTCGTAGTAATCGTTTTGATCGTAGCGCTCGGTACGGTGAAAGGCGCGCTCCTTGTCGCATTAGCGATTCCGATTCCGATGCTCGTCGCCACGATCTTTATGAACGCGTTCGGGATCGTGGGAAATTTGATGTCCCTCGGAGCGCTCGACTTCGGTCTGTTAGTCGATGGAACCATCGTGATGCTCGAATCGATCCTTCACGGATTCATCCTGAAAAAATCGTTCTACGACATGCAGACCAAACTCGAGGACAGGGAACTCGCAGCGGAAGAAATCATCACCGATGCCTGCGTTCGAGTGGGCCGCGCGGCGACATTCTCGGTCGCGATCATTATGCTCGTATATCTTCCTTTGATGAGTTTGGAAGGTGTGGAAGGAAGAATGTTCAAGCCGATGGCGATCACGGTCGCACTCGCGTTAGGAGCCGCTCTGCTCTTCTCCTTAACCACGTTTCCGGCGGCGGCGAGCATTCTGTTTAAAAATCCGGTCTTTCATCATAGTAAATATTGGGACGTCATCACGGAGAAATATAAACTTCTTCTGGATTTCGGAATGGCTCGTAAAAAGGAATTCTGTTACGCAGGAGTGGGAATCGTCGTCTTCGCGTTGTTACTCGGTTCCACGTTGGGTTCCGAATTCTTACCGAGAATCGACGAAGGGGAAATCGCGATCGATATCAAACGTCTTCCTTCCACGGCGATCAACTATTCCAGAGACACGAACTCCGATATGGAAGCGGTCTTAAAAAAATTTCCCGAAGTGGTCAGTGTTGTTTCCAAAATGGGACGAGGCGAATCCGCGGCGGAGCCGGTCGGAACGGACGAAGGCGAGTCGATGGTAAAACTCAAACCCCGCAAGGAATGGGTGACCGCCGACGATCGCGAAGAACTTATGAGCAAGATGAAGGATGAAATTCTCAAGTTCATTCCTTCGAGCACGATCAGTTTGTCGCAGCCGATCGAAAACAGAGTGAACGCGCTTCTCTCCGGATCGAAAGCAGACGTTGTAATTAAAATCTACGGAGACGATCTCGTAAAACTCAAGGACATCGCCGGTCAATTCGCTTCCAAGCTCAAAGGAGTTCAGGGAGTCGCAGACTTGCGCGTTCAAAGAGTCTTGGGACTTCCCCTTGTCGAAATCAAGGTCGATCGGGAAAACATGGCGCGTTACGGAGTGCAAGCGGAAGAGATTCTCGCAACGGTAGAAGCGCTTCGTCTCGGAAGACAAACCGGAAAGGTGTTCGAAGGATTCAAACGATTCGATCTCGTCGTTCGCCTGAAGATCGACGCGACGGATCTGGAACAGGTTGAAAACATTCCCGTATTCACTTCCTCCGGTTCCACCGTTCCTCTCGGTCAAGTCGCGGAGATCAAACTCGTGGAAGGCCCGGCGGCGATTTACAGAGAACAGCTCAAACGAAGAATCATGGTCGAGACCAACATTCGAGGAAGAGACCTCGTCGGTTTCGTAAACGAAGCTCAGAAAGTCACCGAAGAAATCGAAAAGAATCTTCCACCCGGTTATAGAACGGATTGGGGCGGCCAGTTCGAGAACTTCACTCGAGCCAAAGAAAGATTGGCCTTGGTCGTTCCGATCGCGCTCGCGATCATCTTCTTTATGCTCATGGCCGCATTCGGAAGCATCTACTACGCGTTAGGCGTCTTTATCGTGGTTCCGCTCGCGGTTTCGGGAGGAATCATAGGTTTAGTCCTTCGCGGACTTCCGTTTAGTATTCCGGCCGGGGTCGGCTTCATCGCGGTGAGCGGGATCGCCGTATTAAACGGAGTTGTTTACGCTTCTACCCTTCGGGAAGAATTGGAAAAGGGAGCTTCGATCGCGGACGCTGTGTATCTCGCGGGGATTCATTCCTTGCGTCCGGTAATGACGACCGAAGTCATCGCGGCGGTCGGGTTTATTCCGATGGCGATTTCCACGATGGCGGGTGCGGAAGTGCAACGTCCTCTTGCGACAGTCGTTATCTTCGGGGTTATCGTCGCGACTGTATTCTCCCGTGTTCTTCTTCCGATCGTGATGGAATATCTCTTGAACGTTTATGAAAATCAGGAAAGAAGAAGATCGGCAAAACGGGAGCTTCTCGAAAAACGCGCGTTCGGAAATCCGGAACAAAACTTTGCACACGACAACAGCGAATGGATTTCGACTCACGCGGAAACGCAGGAAATCATAACCGAAGAAGAAGTGGAAACGGAAGAAGATTCTAAAAAGAAAAAATCTCCCAAAGCAAAGAAAGGAAAGAAGAAGTAA
- a CDS encoding type II toxin-antitoxin system RelE family toxin: MSEYSVLLTTSAVKRLEKLPESVADSLIQIIQGLAKNPRPVGAKKLKGRTGFRIRKGDYRILYDIVDKRLIVHVIAIGHRKDIYEK, translated from the coding sequence ATGTCTGAGTATTCAGTCCTTCTCACTACATCCGCCGTAAAACGACTCGAAAAACTTCCCGAATCAGTTGCAGATTCTCTGATCCAAATCATTCAAGGACTCGCCAAAAATCCGAGACCCGTCGGGGCCAAAAAATTAAAAGGAAGAACGGGATTTCGAATCCGAAAAGGTGATTATAGAATTCTTTACGATATCGTGGATAAACGACTGATCGTGCATGTAATTGCAATCGGTCACAGGAAAGACATTTACGAGAAGTGA
- a CDS encoding FAD-dependent thymidylate synthase yields the protein MLAQKPIVSLLDHSKDPFNLAIATARTCYSSKGILLPSDMIASEKSIEIRDRVAKSTKKAGHLTTRQHPQFIFTLDKVSRQFVWSFLHSHPFYNSEQVSQRYVEVKKENYYVPSELGGKLLELYLDAVDYASQAYFSYTEALHPYIQEEYFNIYKARANYPDKWQAPIKKKCLEVARYLLPLGTYTYLYHSINGLTLHRYYRLMNSYDVPDEQRAVVTEMVNQVRAVDPLYADEMDDPLPLEETTEYRYFESVFGNGKREFHPETAAAFVKEFDDELGGRYSRLVSHSANGPEILAQSVRSILGIPKSSLSDENAIDLVLNPAKNRHLTSTLNESSMSPITRALFNVQYSFQKRISHTADSQDQRHRMVPGGRPVLMSQYAGVPDYITPLVVQKYPELQEKYDSFHKNIFEKLNRFLEAGGSPEHGTYLLPNSFPIRFYESGDLLNLHHKWRSRTCYNAQEEIFQASVNELTDVMKVHPQIAKWIKAPCWIRLQGEVKPYCPEGDHYCGTQVWKRELSEYSRVI from the coding sequence ATGTTAGCCCAAAAACCGATCGTATCACTTCTGGATCATAGCAAGGATCCGTTCAATCTCGCCATCGCGACCGCGAGAACTTGCTATTCTTCGAAGGGAATTCTTCTGCCCTCCGATATGATCGCGTCGGAAAAATCGATCGAGATCCGAGACAGGGTCGCAAAGTCGACAAAGAAGGCCGGACATCTCACCACCCGTCAACATCCTCAGTTTATCTTTACGCTCGATAAAGTTTCCCGACAATTCGTATGGTCGTTTTTACATTCTCATCCCTTTTATAATTCCGAACAAGTTTCCCAAAGATACGTGGAAGTCAAAAAGGAGAATTATTACGTTCCGTCGGAACTCGGCGGAAAATTGTTGGAACTCTATCTTGACGCGGTGGACTACGCAAGTCAGGCGTATTTCTCGTATACGGAAGCTCTTCATCCCTACATCCAAGAAGAATACTTCAACATTTACAAAGCCCGCGCCAACTATCCCGACAAATGGCAGGCTCCGATCAAAAAGAAATGTCTCGAAGTGGCGCGTTATCTGCTACCGCTCGGAACGTATACGTATCTTTATCATTCCATCAACGGACTTACTCTGCATCGCTACTATCGACTGATGAATTCTTACGACGTGCCCGACGAACAAAGAGCCGTCGTCACCGAAATGGTCAATCAAGTCCGCGCGGTCGATCCGTTGTATGCCGACGAAATGGACGATCCTCTTCCTCTGGAAGAAACGACCGAATACCGTTATTTCGAGTCCGTTTTCGGCAACGGCAAACGGGAATTTCATCCGGAAACCGCCGCTGCTTTCGTAAAGGAATTCGACGACGAGCTCGGCGGAAGATATTCCAGACTCGTTTCGCATTCCGCGAACGGTCCCGAGATTCTCGCGCAGTCGGTGCGATCTATATTAGGAATTCCTAAATCATCCTTGAGCGACGAAAACGCGATCGATCTCGTCCTCAATCCGGCAAAAAATCGACACTTGACTTCGACCTTGAACGAAAGTTCGATGAGTCCGATCACGAGAGCCCTCTTCAACGTTCAGTATTCTTTCCAAAAAAGAATCTCTCACACCGCGGACAGTCAGGATCAAAGACATAGAATGGTTCCGGGCGGAAGACCGGTTCTCATGTCGCAATACGCGGGCGTTCCCGATTACATCACTCCTCTCGTAGTTCAAAAATATCCGGAACTTCAGGAGAAATACGATTCTTTCCATAAGAATATTTTCGAAAAACTGAATCGTTTTCTGGAGGCCGGAGGTTCTCCCGAACACGGAACGTATCTTTTGCCGAACAGCTTTCCGATCCGTTTTTACGAAAGCGGAGATCTGCTCAATCTCCATCACAAATGGAGATCCAGAACCTGTTACAACGCGCAGGAAGAAATCTTCCAAGCCTCGGTCAACGAACTCACGGACGTCATGAAGGTGCATCCTCAAATCGCAAAGTGGATCAAAGCTCCGTGCTGGATCCGCCTTCAGGGAGAAGTGAAGCCGTATTGCCCGGAAGGAGATCACTACTGCGGAACCCAAGTCTGGAAACGGGAGTTATCCGAGTATTCCAGAGTGATCTAA
- a CDS encoding amidohydrolase, whose amino-acid sequence MKLSVTANRTEELVRYRRQIHKHPELRYEENQTASFVIDHLKRLGLTFQDKIAKTGVVSLIDSGKPGKTLLVRADMDALPIFEESQKEYKSVHDGVMHACGHDAHTSILMGLATEIKEDIRSILPKGKVLLVFQPAEEGGQGADKMIEEGILEKYNVDAALALHVWNHIPVGKVGVVDGPMMAAVDEFTIRISGISGHGAMPQHTVDPIVVGAQIVNALQTIVSRNTDPLDSCVVTVGSFHAGNAFNVIPETAELKGTVRTYSKKMFEEVPGKLERVVNGIASALGAKAEIHYERTNQPTINEPFMANVVRKASLNILGPGSVTEENTKSMGGEDFSAFLMKVPGCYFFVGSMNEAKGLVHPHHSSKFDIDEDSLSIGLSVLKEAIRIYLEEN is encoded by the coding sequence ATGAAACTCTCAGTGACCGCAAACCGCACCGAAGAACTCGTTCGTTACAGAAGACAAATCCACAAACATCCGGAACTCCGCTATGAGGAGAATCAAACCGCGAGTTTCGTGATCGATCACTTAAAACGACTCGGCCTTACGTTTCAGGATAAAATCGCGAAAACCGGAGTTGTCTCGCTGATCGATTCCGGCAAACCGGGAAAGACGCTTCTCGTGCGCGCCGATATGGACGCCCTTCCCATCTTTGAAGAATCCCAGAAAGAATACAAATCCGTTCACGACGGTGTGATGCACGCCTGCGGTCACGACGCGCACACTTCGATCCTCATGGGCCTCGCAACCGAAATCAAGGAGGATATCCGTTCGATTCTCCCCAAGGGAAAAGTTTTACTCGTGTTCCAACCCGCGGAAGAAGGCGGCCAAGGCGCGGACAAAATGATCGAGGAAGGTATATTAGAAAAATATAACGTAGATGCGGCCCTCGCCCTGCACGTATGGAATCACATTCCGGTCGGAAAGGTCGGAGTCGTGGACGGACCGATGATGGCCGCTGTCGACGAGTTTACGATCCGCATCTCCGGCATCAGCGGTCACGGAGCGATGCCTCAACACACGGTGGACCCGATCGTAGTCGGCGCACAAATCGTGAACGCGCTTCAAACGATCGTTTCCAGGAATACGGACCCGTTGGACTCCTGTGTCGTTACGGTGGGAAGTTTTCACGCGGGAAACGCGTTTAACGTGATTCCCGAAACCGCCGAACTCAAAGGCACCGTGAGAACGTATTCCAAAAAGATGTTCGAAGAGGTTCCGGGCAAACTCGAACGGGTCGTAAACGGAATCGCGTCCGCGCTCGGCGCCAAAGCGGAGATTCATTACGAACGAACCAATCAACCAACGATCAACGAACCGTTTATGGCGAACGTCGTACGCAAAGCCTCTCTGAACATTCTCGGACCGGGAAGCGTGACGGAAGAAAACACGAAGTCCATGGGTGGAGAGGATTTCTCCGCGTTTTTGATGAAAGTACCCGGTTGTTATTTCTTTGTGGGTTCGATGAACGAAGCAAAAGGTCTCGTGCATCCGCATCACAGCTCCAAGTTCGATATCGACGAGGACTCTCTTTCGATCGGACTCAGCGTTCTAAAGGAAGCGATCCGAATCTATTTGGAAGAAAACTGA